In Methanothermococcus thermolithotrophicus DSM 2095, one DNA window encodes the following:
- a CDS encoding M24 family metallopeptidase, which produces MKLTNFLNYLSENNIKKAVILKRENINYFLERYPPNFSVLIFDVKENRAILKVPKLDYRMAESYKTKHLDIELFEKWEEVFNGCDGVEETLPIRFLKYLDKNYKIVSDKINEMREIKNKREIELIEKAAKISDKAVEYVMDLVENSNKPITENQLAAEIEYVMKKEGSIKPSFDTIVISHKKTAFPHSMPSDDTVKNILLMDIGATFEGYCSDITRTIILNPKKEYLDVYDLVHGAKVEAEKNLKEGISVKKLDSIAREYMGEFKEYFIHSLGHGVGVEVHENPSVSSRAQEDKVLKEGMIVTIEPGIYLKDFGVRIEDLYLVKKNGFKKLSNAKIWSFCE; this is translated from the coding sequence GTGAAACTAACTAATTTTTTAAACTATCTAAGTGAGAACAATATAAAAAAGGCAGTTATTTTAAAAAGAGAGAATATAAATTATTTTTTAGAGAGGTATCCGCCTAATTTTTCAGTTTTAATCTTTGATGTAAAAGAGAATAGGGCAATTCTAAAAGTTCCAAAGTTGGACTATAGAATGGCTGAAAGTTATAAAACTAAACATTTGGATATTGAATTATTTGAAAAATGGGAAGAGGTATTTAATGGCTGTGATGGAGTCGAAGAAACTCTTCCTATTAGATTTTTAAAATATCTGGATAAAAACTACAAAATAGTATCCGATAAAATAAACGAGATGAGAGAGATAAAAAATAAAAGAGAAATAGAGCTCATCGAAAAGGCTGCAAAAATTAGTGATAAAGCAGTTGAATATGTCATGGATCTCGTTGAAAATTCAAACAAACCAATCACTGAAAACCAGCTTGCCGCAGAGATTGAGTATGTCATGAAAAAAGAAGGAAGTATTAAACCTTCATTCGATACCATTGTTATATCCCATAAAAAAACTGCATTCCCCCATAGCATGCCGTCAGATGACACAGTTAAAAATATTCTCTTGATGGATATCGGAGCTACTTTTGAAGGTTACTGCTCAGATATAACTAGAACCATCATTTTAAATCCGAAAAAAGAATATTTAGATGTTTACGATTTAGTTCATGGTGCAAAAGTTGAAGCTGAAAAAAATCTAAAAGAGGGAATTTCAGTTAAAAAACTTGACTCCATAGCTAGGGAGTATATGGGAGAATTCAAAGAATACTTTATCCATTCTTTAGGGCATGGTGTTGGCGTTGAGGTACATGAAAACCCATCCGTATCTTCAAGAGCTCAGGAGGATAAGGTTTTAAAAGAAGGGATGATAGTTACGATAGAGCCAGGTATTTATTTAAAGGATTTTGGAGTTAGGATTGAAGATTTGTATTTGGTTAAGAAAAATGGATTCAAAAAACTCAGTAATGCGAAAATATGGTCGTTCTGCGAATGA
- a CDS encoding helix-turn-helix domain-containing protein: MEKIALHIIGDIVLSEDIGKAMKKWREMFSIPQIEMARYLGVSPSVISDYEVGRRKNPGVNLVRKYVNALIEVDKENGGHMVRALKRILNVPSSMKAILNIREYASPITIGDLLDTIDAEVIYGENLNNQIFGHTVVDSIKAILEMDGQDFLNLYGWTTERALIFTEVSSGRSPMVAIRVSNIKPRVVIFQGVSELDRLALKLAEIQAIPLLVTDLEVDELLGKLNEIK; encoded by the coding sequence ATGGAAAAAATAGCGTTACATATAATCGGAGACATTGTATTATCTGAAGACATTGGAAAAGCCATGAAGAAATGGCGGGAGATGTTTAGCATACCTCAAATAGAAATGGCTAGATACCTGGGAGTATCTCCATCTGTAATAAGTGACTATGAAGTAGGTAGGAGAAAAAATCCCGGGGTAAATCTGGTAAGGAAATATGTAAATGCCTTAATTGAGGTTGACAAAGAAAACGGAGGGCACATGGTAAGAGCTCTGAAGAGGATATTAAATGTGCCATCTTCGATGAAAGCCATCCTCAATATTAGGGAATACGCTAGCCCGATAACTATAGGAGACCTTTTAGATACAATTGATGCGGAAGTAATCTATGGAGAGAACTTAAATAACCAAATATTTGGCCATACTGTTGTTGATAGTATAAAGGCAATTTTAGAAATGGATGGTCAAGATTTCTTAAATTTATACGGTTGGACAACTGAAAGGGCGCTAATTTTTACAGAAGTTTCCTCTGGAAGGAGTCCAATGGTTGCCATAAGGGTAAGTAACATAAAACCAAGAGTTGTTATTTTTCAAGGTGTTTCTGAATTGGATAGGCTGGCCTTAAAACTAGCTGAGATTCAAGCCATACCACTTCTAGTTACAGATTTAGAAGTTGATGAACTTTTAGGAAAACTCAATGAAATTAAATAA
- a CDS encoding 30S ribosomal protein S6e, giving the protein MAKFKVVVSDPKEAKSYQFEIDDNTLIGKKIGDEISGSIVGLEGYKLKITGGADKCGFAMRHDVHGSMKLRVLLSKGPGYKQKDKGIRRRKSVRGNVISADIVQVNTKVVEYGEKPISELISQSE; this is encoded by the coding sequence ATGGCAAAGTTCAAAGTAGTGGTTTCAGATCCAAAAGAAGCAAAATCATACCAATTTGAAATAGACGACAATACCTTAATAGGTAAAAAAATTGGTGATGAAATAAGCGGCTCTATTGTAGGATTGGAAGGATACAAATTGAAAATTACAGGCGGAGCAGACAAATGCGGTTTTGCAATGAGACATGATGTCCATGGAAGTATGAAGTTAAGGGTACTTTTAAGTAAAGGTCCAGGATACAAACAAAAGGACAAAGGTATAAGAAGAAGAAAAAGCGTAAGAGGAAATGTTATATCCGCAGATATCGTTCAAGTAAACACGAAGGTTGTAGAATACGGAGAAAAACCAATCTCAGAATTAATTTCACAATCTGAATAA
- a CDS encoding hydroxymethylglutaryl-CoA synthase, translating to MKDIGIVGYGSYIPKYRIKVEEIAKVWGKDPEAIKKGLVVNEKSVPSPDEDTATIAVEAARNAVKRAGINAEKIGAVYVGSESHPYAVKPTSATVAEAIGATPDLTAADLEFACKAGTAGIQMCMGLVGSGLIEYGMAIGADTAQGAPGDALEYTASAGGAAYIIGNKKDEMIAVFNGTYSYTTDTPDFWRREGQSYPKHGGRFTGEPAYFKHVLNAAKGIMEKMGTTVKDYDYCVFHQPNGKFYIKAAKSLGFTNEQYKYGLLTPYLGNTYSGAVPLGLSNILDHAEEGARILAVSYGSGAGSDAFDITVTERIKEVVDKAPKTLDLLNRKKYIDYAVYVKYRGKIKI from the coding sequence ATGAAAGATATTGGGATTGTTGGATATGGAAGCTATATTCCAAAATATCGAATAAAAGTTGAAGAAATAGCAAAGGTGTGGGGAAAAGATCCAGAAGCTATTAAAAAAGGGCTGGTAGTTAATGAAAAGAGTGTCCCATCTCCAGATGAAGACACCGCAACAATTGCAGTTGAAGCTGCAAGAAATGCTGTAAAAAGAGCAGGGATTAATGCTGAAAAAATAGGTGCTGTATATGTAGGTAGCGAAAGTCACCCTTATGCAGTTAAACCAACTTCTGCAACAGTTGCTGAAGCTATTGGTGCCACACCTGATCTTACGGCGGCGGATTTAGAATTTGCATGTAAGGCAGGAACTGCAGGTATTCAAATGTGTATGGGCTTAGTTGGTAGTGGACTTATAGAATATGGTATGGCAATAGGTGCAGATACTGCTCAAGGAGCTCCGGGAGATGCCCTTGAATATACAGCTTCAGCTGGTGGTGCAGCGTACATAATCGGAAATAAAAAGGACGAAATGATTGCCGTTTTTAATGGCACCTACTCATATACAACAGATACTCCCGATTTCTGGAGAAGGGAAGGACAATCTTACCCAAAACATGGTGGTAGATTTACAGGAGAGCCAGCCTACTTCAAACACGTTTTAAATGCAGCAAAGGGAATAATGGAAAAAATGGGAACTACAGTAAAAGATTATGACTACTGTGTTTTCCATCAACCTAATGGGAAGTTTTACATAAAAGCTGCTAAATCTCTTGGATTTACAAATGAACAGTACAAATACGGTTTATTAACTCCTTACTTAGGTAATACATACTCAGGAGCTGTTCCACTGGGGTTGTCAAACATATTGGATCATGCAGAGGAAGGAGCAAGAATTCTCGCTGTATCCTATGGTAGTGGTGCAGGAAGTGATGCATTTGACATCACGGTAACTGAAAGGATAAAAGAAGTGGTGGATAAAGCACCTAAAACATTGGATTTGTTAAACAGGAAAAAATACATTGATTATGCAGTTTATGTCAAATACAGGGGGAAAATTAAAATTTAA
- a CDS encoding DNA double-strand break repair nuclease NurA codes for MDFSYLMGKKDTISKKISNINMDFDYENYWIPCNFNNPSSCVFAGGDGSFNKIDYIGYCLYIVGTVSYIHEPGKKIKESLSHWDADIILPYKYVSDRLRLYMLNMELKTALWNLKNNDIDYYLFDGSLYSLLIQTHTYGSITEGKKVEDGIFKYYKDYGKEIKNKILEDLDNSMILPTIDYGETDDQKIIILEQLEYLILLMELLKNYREKIVGISKTSKMNAYFKKEKSLVPDIAIFSKNCRGIGYTKPLNLADDEVNSNSYSSVKYLNTFGQTIDSLYYQFARLEDNSGVIGITSFDKLNEEFFSSLREISISGYPYILKKSHEGVKISEESIKKYAKLVGIYEKTDRETNLNV; via the coding sequence ATGGATTTTTCATATTTGATGGGGAAAAAGGATACAATATCTAAAAAAATAAGTAACATAAATATGGATTTTGATTATGAAAATTACTGGATACCTTGCAACTTTAATAATCCTTCGAGCTGCGTGTTTGCAGGGGGGGATGGTAGTTTCAATAAAATAGACTATATTGGTTATTGCCTTTATATTGTTGGAACGGTCTCCTATATCCATGAACCTGGAAAGAAAATAAAGGAATCATTATCACACTGGGACGCAGATATTATCCTACCGTACAAATACGTTTCAGATAGATTAAGGCTTTATATGCTAAACATGGAACTAAAAACTGCCCTTTGGAATTTAAAAAATAATGATATTGATTATTATCTCTTTGATGGTTCTTTGTACTCTCTATTGATCCAAACTCATACCTATGGATCTATAACTGAAGGTAAGAAGGTAGAAGATGGTATATTTAAGTACTACAAGGACTACGGCAAGGAAATTAAAAATAAAATCTTAGAAGATTTGGATAACAGTATGATACTCCCTACAATTGATTACGGAGAGACTGACGACCAAAAAATAATTATTCTGGAGCAGTTGGAGTATCTTATATTGTTGATGGAACTTTTAAAGAACTATCGTGAAAAAATTGTAGGAATATCAAAAACTTCAAAGATGAACGCCTATTTTAAAAAAGAAAAATCACTGGTTCCGGATATAGCCATATTTTCAAAGAATTGCAGGGGAATTGGATACACAAAACCTTTGAATTTAGCAGATGACGAAGTAAATAGCAATTCGTATAGTAGTGTTAAATATCTAAACACCTTTGGTCAGACAATTGATAGCTTGTATTATCAATTTGCTAGATTGGAAGATAATAGTGGGGTTATAGGAATTACGTCATTTGATAAACTAAATGAAGAGTTCTTTTCAAGTCTTAGGGAGATATCTATTTCAGGCTATCCTTACATTTTAAAGAAGTCCCATGAAGGCGTTAAGATAAGTGAAGAATCCATTAAAAAGTATGCTAAGTTAGTAGGAATATATGAAAAAACAGACAGAGAAACCAATTTAAATGTTTAA
- a CDS encoding translation initiation factor IF-2 subunit gamma, with the protein MACAKQSEVNIGMVGHVDHGKTSLTRKLTGVWTDTHSEELKRGISIRLGYADCEIKKCPKCPEPECYTVQAKCPICGSKTEVLRRVSFVDAPGHETLMATMLSGASLMDGAILVIAANEECPQPQTKEHLMALDALGVKNVIIVQNKIDLVDEEKAMENYKQIKEFVKGTVAENAPIIPVSAHHGANVDVLLKAIEDIIDTSEKDIDLPPRMYIARSFDVNKPGSEIKSLKGGVIGGSIIQGVLEVGKEIEIRPGIKVSEGNKTYWKPIVTKIVSLGVGGKKVKKACPGGLVGVGTELDPALTKSDALSGSVAGEPGTLPPTLDEITIKTKLLDRVVGSKDELAIEPLKTNEVLMLNIGTATTVGVITSARDDIAEIKLKLPVCADKGDRVALSRRVGSRWRLIGYGIIQ; encoded by the coding sequence ATGGCATGTGCTAAACAATCAGAAGTAAATATTGGAATGGTAGGACACGTAGATCATGGAAAAACAAGTTTAACAAGGAAATTAACTGGAGTTTGGACAGATACACACAGCGAAGAGTTGAAAAGAGGTATTTCAATTAGATTAGGTTATGCCGACTGCGAGATAAAAAAATGTCCAAAATGTCCAGAACCTGAGTGCTATACTGTACAGGCAAAATGTCCAATTTGCGGTTCAAAAACCGAAGTTTTAAGAAGGGTTTCTTTTGTAGATGCTCCAGGACACGAAACTTTAATGGCCACAATGCTTTCTGGAGCTTCTTTAATGGATGGTGCTATTTTAGTTATTGCAGCTAACGAGGAATGTCCTCAGCCACAGACAAAGGAACATCTAATGGCGTTAGATGCTTTAGGAGTTAAAAACGTAATAATTGTACAGAATAAAATAGATTTAGTGGATGAAGAAAAAGCAATGGAAAACTACAAACAAATTAAGGAATTTGTAAAAGGTACCGTTGCGGAAAATGCACCAATTATTCCTGTTTCAGCCCACCATGGAGCAAACGTGGATGTTCTATTAAAGGCAATTGAAGATATAATAGACACCTCAGAAAAAGACATAGACTTGCCTCCAAGGATGTACATTGCAAGAAGTTTTGATGTAAACAAGCCAGGTTCTGAGATAAAAAGCTTGAAGGGAGGGGTTATTGGAGGAAGTATTATTCAAGGGGTTTTAGAAGTTGGAAAGGAAATTGAAATAAGGCCTGGAATTAAAGTTTCAGAAGGAAATAAGACATATTGGAAACCTATAGTTACAAAAATCGTTTCACTTGGAGTCGGTGGAAAGAAAGTTAAAAAAGCCTGTCCAGGAGGTTTAGTCGGCGTTGGTACTGAATTGGATCCTGCATTAACAAAATCAGATGCATTAAGCGGAAGTGTTGCAGGAGAACCTGGTACATTACCACCAACACTTGATGAAATAACAATAAAAACCAAACTTTTAGATAGAGTTGTTGGTTCAAAGGACGAACTTGCAATAGAACCCCTAAAAACGAATGAAGTTTTAATGTTAAACATCGGGACCGCTACAACAGTTGGGGTTATAACCTCTGCGAGAGACGATATTGCAGAAATCAAGTTAAAACTTCCAGTATGTGCTGATAAGGGAGACAGGGTTGCTTTGAGTAGAAGAGTAGGATCAAGATGGAGATTAATAGGTTACGGAATAATACAGTAA
- the aroA gene encoding 3-phosphoshikimate 1-carboxyvinyltransferase, with protein MLVIRKTEKIEGTINAPPSKSYTHRAVISASLAEGTSEISSPLASADCLSSVHGCKMLGAEIELEEEKWVINGGNLKTPENIIDIGNSGTTLRILTGISSQIPKGYTILTGDESIRKRPMGPLLDALGQLGIEAFSSKLDGTAPIVVKSGKIKNDIVKIRGDMSSQFITSLMMTLPFSEKDSKIVLTTPLKSEPYLKITMDVLSKFGIKIDELKEKNEKGFFIKGNQSYKPCNYTVEGDYSSASYLVAAGVLMNSDITIKNLFKDSKQGDKEIINIVKEMGADVKVNDDKVVINGPYNLEGIDVDVTNIPDLVPTIAVLGCFTEGKTTIYNGEHVRLKECDRLHACAVELNKMGAKIEEKRDGLIIEGVGKLKGAELETYHDHRLVMAFTVAGMMAEGETIIKGEDAVKISFPNFVDTMKSIGSMIVSRS; from the coding sequence ATGCTGGTAATTAGAAAAACTGAAAAAATAGAAGGAACTATAAATGCCCCTCCATCAAAATCATACACCCATAGGGCGGTGATATCTGCATCTTTAGCTGAAGGTACTTCAGAAATTAGCAGTCCTTTAGCCAGTGCTGACTGTTTATCATCTGTTCATGGATGTAAAATGTTAGGTGCAGAGATTGAACTCGAAGAAGAAAAATGGGTTATAAATGGGGGGAATCTAAAAACTCCTGAAAATATCATAGATATAGGTAACAGCGGTACCACTTTAAGAATACTAACTGGAATATCTTCTCAAATACCAAAAGGTTACACGATACTAACTGGCGATGAGTCCATAAGAAAGAGACCTATGGGGCCACTTTTGGATGCATTAGGACAGCTGGGCATCGAAGCTTTTTCTTCGAAATTAGACGGAACTGCTCCAATAGTGGTTAAAAGCGGAAAAATAAAAAATGATATTGTTAAGATAAGAGGTGACATGAGCTCCCAGTTTATAACATCTTTAATGATGACCTTACCATTCAGTGAAAAGGATTCAAAAATAGTTCTAACAACTCCTTTAAAATCAGAGCCGTATTTAAAAATCACAATGGATGTTTTAAGCAAATTTGGAATAAAAATAGATGAATTAAAAGAAAAGAACGAAAAAGGATTTTTCATAAAAGGAAATCAGTCATACAAACCTTGTAACTACACAGTTGAAGGAGACTATTCTTCAGCTTCCTACCTTGTGGCAGCAGGAGTTTTAATGAATTCAGACATAACTATAAAAAATTTATTTAAAGACTCTAAACAAGGGGATAAGGAGATAATAAATATTGTTAAGGAAATGGGGGCAGATGTCAAGGTTAATGACGATAAGGTTGTTATTAATGGACCATATAACTTAGAGGGAATAGACGTTGATGTGACCAATATACCGGATTTAGTTCCAACAATAGCAGTTTTAGGATGTTTTACAGAGGGAAAAACCACAATATATAATGGAGAACACGTCAGACTGAAGGAATGCGACAGATTACACGCCTGTGCAGTTGAATTAAACAAAATGGGAGCAAAAATAGAAGAAAAAAGAGATGGATTAATAATAGAAGGAGTAGGTAAGTTAAAAGGAGCAGAACTTGAAACTTATCACGACCACAGGCTTGTAATGGCATTTACCGTTGCCGGAATGATGGCAGAAGGTGAAACAATAATCAAAGGCGAGGATGCTGTTAAAATTTCATTCCCTAACTTTGTAGATACTATGAAATCTATCGGAAGTATGATCGTTTCACGAAGTTAA
- the glnA gene encoding type I glutamate--ammonia ligase: MSTVEQVLEYVKSNNVKFMRFQFVDILGVPKNVAFPIKAGEKGIEELRDVLENGLYFDGSSIEGFVGINESDMMLKPDLSTFSVLPWRPSEKSVARVICDVYTTKGKPFEGDPRGCLKRVMEEFKKEFNGEYFVGPEPEFFLLKKDPHNPHKYIPADDGGYFDLEPMDEAPDIRRDIVFALENLGFHVEASHHEVAPGQHEVDFKFDDALKTADSVITFKTTIKTIAEQHGLKATFMPKPFFGMNGSGMHCHQSIWLNGEPSFYDENAPYQLSETCMNYVAGILKHAKAIVAITNPTVNSYKRLVPGYEAPVNIAWANSNRSAIIRVPAARGKGTRIEFRAPDPSCNPYLAFTVMLAAGLDGVKNKLDAPEPVERNIFAMSEAEKKELGIESVPANLKAALDELENNDVLKNALGKHIFESFLEIKNAEWDSFRTSVTDWETTAYLKI, translated from the coding sequence ATGAGCACTGTGGAGCAAGTATTGGAATATGTAAAATCCAACAACGTAAAATTCATGAGATTCCAGTTTGTAGACATTCTCGGAGTACCAAAAAACGTGGCATTTCCTATAAAAGCTGGGGAAAAAGGTATTGAAGAATTAAGAGACGTTTTAGAAAATGGTTTATACTTCGATGGTTCCTCAATTGAAGGATTCGTAGGCATTAACGAATCAGACATGATGTTAAAACCTGACTTATCAACATTCTCAGTACTCCCTTGGAGACCTTCAGAAAAATCAGTTGCAAGAGTTATCTGTGACGTTTACACAACAAAGGGTAAGCCATTCGAAGGAGACCCAAGAGGATGCTTGAAGAGAGTTATGGAAGAATTCAAAAAAGAATTCAACGGAGAATACTTTGTAGGTCCTGAACCAGAATTCTTCTTATTGAAAAAAGACCCACACAACCCACACAAGTACATACCTGCAGACGATGGTGGATACTTCGATTTAGAACCAATGGACGAAGCTCCAGACATCAGAAGGGATATAGTATTTGCACTTGAAAACTTAGGATTCCATGTAGAAGCTTCCCACCACGAAGTTGCTCCTGGACAACATGAAGTGGACTTTAAATTCGACGATGCTCTTAAAACAGCAGACAGTGTAATAACCTTCAAAACAACAATTAAAACAATTGCTGAACAACACGGCTTAAAAGCTACATTCATGCCAAAACCATTCTTCGGAATGAACGGAAGCGGTATGCACTGCCACCAAAGTATATGGTTAAACGGAGAACCATCATTCTACGATGAAAACGCTCCATACCAATTAAGTGAAACCTGTATGAACTACGTTGCAGGTATCTTAAAGCACGCTAAAGCTATAGTAGCTATTACAAACCCAACCGTAAACTCCTACAAGAGATTGGTTCCTGGATACGAAGCTCCTGTAAACATTGCTTGGGCAAACAGCAACAGAAGTGCTATCATCAGAGTTCCAGCAGCTAGAGGAAAAGGAACAAGAATCGAATTCAGAGCTCCTGACCCATCATGTAACCCATACTTAGCATTCACAGTAATGCTCGCTGCTGGTTTAGATGGTGTAAAGAACAAGTTAGACGCACCAGAACCAGTTGAAAGAAACATCTTCGCAATGAGTGAAGCTGAGAAAAAAGAACTTGGAATTGAATCAGTTCCAGCTAACTTAAAAGCTGCTTTAGATGAATTAGAAAACAACGATGTATTGAAGAATGCATTAGGAAAACACATATTCGAAAGCTTCTTAGAAATCAAAAACGCAGAATGGGACAGCTTCAGAACTTCAGTAACCGACTGGGAAACTACAGCATACTTAAAAATCTAA